Proteins encoded together in one Coregonus clupeaformis isolate EN_2021a chromosome 30, ASM2061545v1, whole genome shotgun sequence window:
- the LOC121546785 gene encoding GTPase IMAP family member 9-like, which yields MDRTHEETAWSNPPDLRIVMLGKTGAGKSSSGNTILGKTTFKKESSPTSVTRECVKHGTTIAGREVSVIDTPGFLDTNLSKDELQQEIGKFIILTLPGPHVFLVVMTLSRYTPEDKLIVEWVKNTFGEEASKYTMVLFTHGDDLDKSVEEFIGKSEDLSQFVSSCDGRYHVFNNKEQNDFKQVEELLKKIDEMVRDNGGAHYSNEMFQKINVVINEDPEKQPTKKDENEARIKLIRDFLQALAKGAIRVVSAVNDFRGQNEGLLPAIGQGCADLQSNMKKLKDMKLVLQPATNFAASGSGLKLTVKLIAITALIAAATKGTAMLIKYRRRQESTSNDRS from the exons ATGGATAGAA CCCACGAGGAGACAGCATGGTCAAACCCTCCTGATCTGCGAATCGTAATGTTGGGGAAAACAGGAGCAGGGAAGAGTTCCTCAGGGAACACCATTCTTGGAAAAACAACGTTTAAAAAGGAAAGTTCACCAACATCTGTGACAAGGGAGTGTGTGAAACATGGAACAACAATTGCTGGTAGAGAAGTTTCTGTGATTGATACACCTGGATTTTTGGACACAAATCTGTCTAAAGATGAGCTACAACAAGAAATTGGGAAGTTCATCATTCTTACCTTACCAGGGCCCCATGTGTTTTTGGTGGTGATGACATTGTCACGATACACACCAGAGGATAAACTAATTGTAGAATGGGTTAAGAATACCTTTGGAGAAGAGGCATCAAAATATACAATGGTGCTGTTTACCCATGGAGATGACCTTGACAAATCTGTTGAAGAGTTCATAGGCAAGAGTGAAGACCTCTCCCAGTTTGTCTCCAGCTGCGACGGTAGATATCATGTCTTCAATAACAAAGAGCAGAACGATTTCAAACAGGTTGAGGAGCTTCTGAAGAAGATTGATGAGATGGTGAGAGACAACGGAGGTGCCCACTACAGTAATGAAATGTTCCAGAAGATTAATGTGGTAATCAATGAAGACCCAGAGAAGCAACCGACGAAAAAAGATGAGAATGAGGCAAGGATTAAATTAATTCGAGACTTTCTACAGGCTCTGGCGAAAGGAGCGATTAGAGTGGTGTCTGCTGTCAATGACTTTCGCGGCCAGAATGAGGGGTTGTTACCAGCTATCGGTCAGGGATGTGCAGATCTGCAATCAAACATGAAAAAACTAAAAGACATGAAACTTGTTCTTCAACCAGCTACCAACTTTGCTGCATCAGGAAGCGGATTGAAGTTGACTGTCAAATTGATTGCAATAACTGCTTTAATAGCAGCAGCCACAAAGGGAACTGCTATGCTGATAAAATACAGACGCAGACAAGAAAGTACCAGCAATGATAGATCATAA